CGACATTTTTTTGTTGGTGAAACAATATATGCCTTAATACTTGGAGGTGTTTCGATGTTAGTTGCATCCGTATTGATTTTATTTGTTGATGATGTTGATGCACCTAAAACATAGAAATTATTTTAAATTTAATTTAAATATATGACAAAAATTAAAGCTATTATTTTCGATTTAGATGGTGTTATTGTTGATACAGCAAGATTTCACTATATAGCATGGAAAAACTTAGCAAATGAATTGGGATTTGATTTTACTGAAAAAGATAATGAAAGGCTTAAAGGTGTTAGTCGAATGACTTCTCTTGATATACTTCTCAAAATCGGAAACATAAAAATTGAAAAAGAAAAGAAGTATTTTTATGCCGAACAAAAAAATCAATGTTATGTTGAATATATAAATACAATGACTCCACAGGATATTTTGCCGGGAGTAAAAAATTTTCTAACAAAAGTAAAGGAAGAAGGATATAAAATTGCTTTAGGATCAGCAAGTAAAAATGCACGTACAATTCTAATAAGAGTTGGACTAATTGATTTTTTTGATTCAATTATTGATGGTAATAAAGTTACTAATGCAAAACCTGACCCTGAAATTTTTCTTAAAGCAGCTTCCGAACTTAATGTAAAACCAAACGAATGTATTGTTTTTGAAGATGCTGTTGCAGGTGTTGAAGCTGCCATTGCCGGCGGTATGTATTGTATTGGTGTAGGTTCAGAAGAAATATTATCAAAAGCAAATTTTGTTATTCCTGATTTTAAAGAAATGAATATTGAAAAATTTAAAAAACATATTGATACAAACACATTATAATTGATTATTGATAACTAATCAGTACTTAAAGTGAACTAAAGTTTAGAGTACCTAACCTGCCTGCCGGTAGGCAGGAGTTAATTTAAAATGAGTTGATGCAAAAAGCATTCAGTTAATTATGGCAGAAGTAAACGAAATACTTTCCATCTTTATATCAATTGGGAAGAAATTAAAACTCAAGAAACTATAAGTACTTTAGGCATTCTAAGTACTCTAGACATTTTAAACTTAAAGCACTGATTTGTTAAGATTTTTGTCTATTGATTATTAATTGTTGGAAATTGACAGATAAAAGATATAAAATATTTTACCTATGAATAATTACTTA
The Bacteroidales bacterium genome window above contains:
- the pgmB gene encoding beta-phosphoglucomutase — protein: MKAIIFDLDGVIVDTARFHYIAWKNLANELGFDFTEKDNERLKGVSRMTSLDILLKIGNIKIEKEKKYFYAEQKNQCYVEYINTMTPQDILPGVKNFLTKVKEEGYKIALGSASKNARTILIRVGLIDFFDSIIDGNKVTNAKPDPEIFLKAASELNVKPNECIVFEDAVAGVEAAIAGGMYCIGVGSEEILSKANFVIPDFKEMNIEKFKKHIDTNTL